From the genome of Geminocystis herdmanii PCC 6308, one region includes:
- a CDS encoding phycobilisome linker polypeptide — translation MSLQQGANLGISLFEEAPLIERKNHDSDERISQIINAAYRQVLGNSYIMKSERLTNAESRFRNGQLTVREFVRAIANSDLYRQRFFETCPRYRFTELNFKHFLGRTPENQAEMRYHSDILDTLGYEADINAYIDSDEYTEAYGDNIVPYYRGYKTANNRTMVEFTHMFAMLRGGASSDAGKTLQSPVIHKSVLTQTPLSVIPPSGGSAGAGWAFQDTPLTSATRQGVGAGDDGKIYRVEVTGYRAKVYNSFPKFRRPNKVYMVPFNQLFELYVTLHKQGASVSSVTPVN, via the coding sequence ATGTCTTTACAACAAGGCGCCAATTTGGGTATTAGCTTATTTGAAGAAGCACCCCTTATTGAAAGAAAAAACCACGATTCTGACGAAAGAATTAGCCAAATTATCAATGCGGCTTATCGTCAAGTACTCGGTAATTCTTACATCATGAAAAGTGAAAGACTTACTAATGCTGAATCTCGTTTTCGTAATGGGCAGTTAACAGTTCGGGAATTTGTAAGAGCGATCGCAAATTCTGATTTATACCGTCAACGCTTCTTTGAAACTTGTCCTCGTTATCGTTTTACCGAACTCAATTTCAAACACTTTTTAGGGCGTACTCCTGAGAATCAAGCTGAAATGAGATACCATAGCGATATTTTGGACACCCTCGGTTATGAAGCTGATATTAATGCTTATATCGATAGCGATGAATATACCGAAGCCTACGGAGACAATATTGTCCCTTACTATCGTGGTTATAAAACCGCTAATAATCGTACTATGGTAGAGTTTACCCATATGTTTGCGATGCTCAGAGGTGGTGCTAGTAGCGATGCAGGTAAGACTTTACAATCTCCAGTTATTCATAAAAGCGTTTTAACTCAAACTCCCTTGTCTGTAATTCCCCCTTCTGGTGGCTCTGCTGGTGCAGGTTGGGCTTTCCAAGATACTCCTTTAACTTCTGCCACTCGTCAAGGTGTTGGTGCTGGTGATGACGGTAAAATTTACCGTGTGGAAGTAACGGGTTATCGTGCGAAAGTTTATAATTCTTTCCCTAAATTCCGTCGCCCTAATAAAGTTTATATGGTTCCCTTTAATCAATTATTTGAACTTTATGTAACTTTACACAAG